In one Diabrotica virgifera virgifera chromosome 7, PGI_DIABVI_V3a genomic region, the following are encoded:
- the LOC126888010 gene encoding uncharacterized protein LOC126888010, with protein MKRENIQLKTKVSQLEKRICELEIKEFSCNLEIHGTQIKNEDPKEVLMEIANDLLSCNFNSQDVSDCFKQETKNGAIIVAKMRSRDIKTKFIKARKNRKMESNMLSCNKNKENTSKIYINEQLTFTNRNLFNIVYKLKKERKYKYCWTKNGRVYVKKSDDSEPIYIHNEDIIKTL; from the coding sequence ATGAAAAGAGAAAATATCCAATTAAAAACCAAAGTTAGCCAGCTGGAAAAAAGAATCTGTGAACTAGAAATCAAAGAATTTTCCTGTAACCTAGAGATTCACGGAACTCAAATCAAAAATGAAGATCCCAAAGAAGTTCTAATGGAAATTGCTAATGATCTTTTATCATGTAATTTTAATAGTCAAGATGTGTCAGACTGCTTCAAACAAGAAACCAAAAATGGAGCAATAATTGTTGCAAAGATGAGATCACGTGATATAAAAACTAAGTTTATCAAAGCACGAAAAAATCGTAAAATGGAATCTAATATGCTGAGTTGCAACAAAAACAAAGAGAATACTTCAAAGATCTATATAAACGAGCAGCTCACCTTTACAAACAGAAACTTGTTTAACAttgtatataaattaaaaaaggaAAGGAAATACAAATACTGTTGGACAAAAAATGGTAGggtatatgtaaaaaaatctgaTGATTCTGAGCCAATTTACATTCACAATGAGGATATTATCAAAACTCTTTAA